The genomic interval TGCAAGTTGGAGACACCGATAACGTAAACTTATATTCAATGTTCGATACACCGCCTGAATCTGTCATCGTTGGACCGATTGCTCCGTTTCCGCTTCCGGAAGAAGAATCTAGCGGCACTTTCGGGGGAAGCTAGGTGGCATCATGAATCGAATCAATGATCAATCTATCAATACCTTTCATGTTCGAACCGCAACTGTTGGGTTCTTGCGTATAATATCCGTTGGTCAGGCAGGTATTGTACAGCTTGGTGATCGCGCTGTGACGAGCGCCAAGCTTCGAGCACTAGCAGTGCAGCGGAAAGAAGATCATCTGATTTCAGGTGAAGTTTTTTTTGAATCCTATGAGCTTTTTTCACGCCCGCTGCCCGTTATCAGTGATCCGGAATTTGATAATGCTGGTGGTATTGAGCTGTTTCGAACCAATTGTGCGCCGAATATTACAGTCGGATACATACAAGTCATTGCATCCGGCTCAGCAGCGAGCATTCAGATCGGCAACGGAGTGACTCTGAACGGAGAATCACGAATCAAGCATATTCGGCAGTACCCCCGTCAAAATTCCGCTCTCTCTCAAGGTTGAGCAAATAAAGTCCGCTAAGGCGCTGTATGCCTGCGGACTTTTTCTTGTCTTTTTTATGCCAATTGAAAAATATGCACAAGCAGCAATCCGAGCCCGGCTAGCAGCACAGAACCAATGAATCCCGCAATAAATGGTTTTTTTCCAAGCTTCTTAAATACGACAAAATCGACGCCGAGACCAAGTCCTGCCATTGCCATTGCAATAAGAAAATAAGCGGCGACAATCAGATTCGCAGTAGCTGCGGCAGGAATTATGCCTAACGTATTAACTCCGCTCATGGCAAGAAATCCAACGATAAACCATGGAATCGGCAATTGCTTTAAGCTCATTTTTTGTGCTTTATGGGCTTTGCGGCCATTCCAAATTCCAATAATAATCGCAACTGGGACAAGCAGCGCTACGCGAGTCATCTTTACAATAACAGCCAAATCAATCGCTTCTTGTCCTCCAGGTGCCGCGGCAGCAATAACATGCGCAATTTCATGTAATGTTGCACCCGAGAAGATACCATAACCTGCGTTGCTTAAATCAAGCACGGGGTACAATACGGTATAGGCTAGAGTAAAGAGCGTTCCTAAAATCGCAACCGTTGTCGCACTCACTGCTGTTTCATTTGGACTTGCCTTCAATTGTGGAGCTATCGCTACAACAGCTGCTGCACCGCAAATAGCTGTACCGCAGGCTGTGAGAAGGCCTAAATTTTTATCTATTTTCATCCATTTGCTTATTCCATATACAACAAATATCGTAAAAACAATGTTAATAACGGCAAGCACAAATACCTTTGGTCCTGCATGTAAAATATCATTTAAATTCAGGCGAAGCCCCAGCAGAATAATTCCGAATCGCAGCAGTTTTTTGCTTGAAAACGTTATGCCGCTCGTCGCTTGCACTGGCAAGCCTATCCATGCACGACAGGCTATCCCTAATAAAATAGCGACAACCAGCTGACCCATAACGTTAAAAAAAGGAAGCATCGCGATTCCTTTCGCTGCTATTGCAATACCCATCGTATACGCTAATCCTTGTATAAAACCAAAACCATTATTCGAATGACGAATTAAAACATTTTTTATAATCATCGATTTCACCTCTGCAACTTGTGTTTAGCAAGTGTTCCTGTTGCATTCACTATAAGGCTCGGAGCAGACAAAGTGAAATACCTATTCCCTATCTTTATCATCAGGAATCCTAATGATTAAATTGCCATTCATTCGTTTTTTCCTTATAGTTACGTTATATTCAAGAAAATCGCAATCAATAATGAGGGATAATGATGATCATTGAGGCACTTCGAGTATTCGTTACCGTAACCGAGCAAAGTCATTTTTCAAGAGCTGCAGATCTATTGAATATTTCTCAGCCAGGGGTAAGCCTGCATATTCGAAATTTAGAAAATGAACTTGGAGCGAAGCTGCTGCATCGCTCTCCTAAGCAGGTTCGGCTTACCGAAGCTGGTGACATTATGTACCAACGGGCGAAGCAAATTTTATCTTTATATGAGGAAGCGAAGCAGGACATACAGCTTTTGCAGGATAAAGTGACGGGCAGCTTGCAGATAGGAGCCAGCTTTACGATTGGTGAATATGTTCTCCCAAGCCGGCTTGCTGAATTTGCTGTTCAATATCCGCTTGTTACTATCCAAACGACAATCGGGAATACGGAGGAAATTGTTCAAGCAGTGCGTTCCAACGAACTGGATATTGGTCTCATTGAAGGCGATACAAGCGCGTCAGATTTAATCGTTACGCCTTACATGAAAGATGAAATGATTCTGATCGCTCCTTCTACACATCCGCTCGCAGCGGAGCGCTTCATTGATGCCGAAATGTTGCAAAACCAAGTATGGGTACTGAGAGAAGTCGGCTCTGGCACTCGCGCTTTTAGCGACCAGTTCATACGTGATGCGCAATTAACCCAAAAACGCTCTTACATTTTTAATAGCAGCCAAAGTGTCAAACAATCTGTTGTATCCGGTTTAGGAATAGCTATGCTGTCACGCTGGGTCGTAAAGAAGGAATTAGAATCGGGAGAATTGATCCAGCTTCGGTTGAGCAAACAGCGTTTCGAACGTGATTTTTCTATTATCCGACATAAAGAAGGAGCAGCTACAATGGCTGTATCCATGCTGCTGCAACGGCTTCTAACCCTTAATGAATAAACAGTTTGAACAAGCCGTCTATTCCTATTAGGCGATCCTCGACTGTGCATGCTGATTAGCGCATATATATTAAGCAACGACAGTTGCAAAGGATGATTGCGCCACATGGATATGAAACGAATCCGCGCAAGGATAGATGCAATGACGGAAGAGCTTATTCACCAGCAGTCGCAGGACGGCGCATGGCGGATGTGCTTCGATTCTGGGACGATGACGGATAGTTATTTAATCATTTTACTGCGCCTGCTAGGCAGAGCAGATGAGCGTTTGATTCACATGCTTGCAGCTCGAATCGCCTCAAAACAAGAGGAAAACGGTGCTTGGAAGGTTTATCCTGACGAATCCGAGGGCAATTTGGACGCAACGTCTGAGGCTTATTTTGCACTGCTTTATGCAGGTTACTACTATGAAGCTGATCCGCGTATGGTAAGGGCTAAGCAATTTATTCTGAAGCGCGGCGGTTTATCCGAGGTTAGATCCTTGCTCACGCAGGTTATGTTTGCCGCAACAGGTCAAGCGGAATGGCCGCGTATGCTGCGCATTCCGCTTGAAGCTTTTTTCTCCGATCTCGGAATCGGCCTTGATCTATTCTCCCTCTCTGGTCACGCGCGTGTCCACCTTGTACCGACTATCATTATGGCGAACAAACAATTTGTACGCAAAACGAGCACAATGCCCGAGCTTTATCAGCTATTTGTTAACGACTCGCGCAAATTTTCGAATGATACGACCTGGATATCTGCGTTGAATGAATT from Paenibacillus sp. FSL K6-3182 carries:
- a CDS encoding spore gernimation protein GerPD: MLYFKVVNHLLSVGQIEVLGVSSASMLQVGDTDNVNLYSMFDTPPESVIVGPIAPFPLPEEESSGTFGGS
- a CDS encoding spore germination protein GerPE, yielding MNRINDQSINTFHVRTATVGFLRIISVGQAGIVQLGDRAVTSAKLRALAVQRKEDHLISGEVFFESYELFSRPLPVISDPEFDNAGGIELFRTNCAPNITVGYIQVIASGSAASIQIGNGVTLNGESRIKHIRQYPRQNSALSQG
- a CDS encoding LysR substrate-binding domain-containing protein → MMIIEALRVFVTVTEQSHFSRAADLLNISQPGVSLHIRNLENELGAKLLHRSPKQVRLTEAGDIMYQRAKQILSLYEEAKQDIQLLQDKVTGSLQIGASFTIGEYVLPSRLAEFAVQYPLVTIQTTIGNTEEIVQAVRSNELDIGLIEGDTSASDLIVTPYMKDEMILIAPSTHPLAAERFIDAEMLQNQVWVLREVGSGTRAFSDQFIRDAQLTQKRSYIFNSSQSVKQSVVSGLGIAMLSRWVVKKELESGELIQLRLSKQRFERDFSIIRHKEGAATMAVSMLLQRLLTLNE
- a CDS encoding YeiH family protein, translating into MIIKNVLIRHSNNGFGFIQGLAYTMGIAIAAKGIAMLPFFNVMGQLVVAILLGIACRAWIGLPVQATSGITFSSKKLLRFGIILLGLRLNLNDILHAGPKVFVLAVINIVFTIFVVYGISKWMKIDKNLGLLTACGTAICGAAAVVAIAPQLKASPNETAVSATTVAILGTLFTLAYTVLYPVLDLSNAGYGIFSGATLHEIAHVIAAAAPGGQEAIDLAVIVKMTRVALLVPVAIIIGIWNGRKAHKAQKMSLKQLPIPWFIVGFLAMSGVNTLGIIPAAATANLIVAAYFLIAMAMAGLGLGVDFVVFKKLGKKPFIAGFIGSVLLAGLGLLLVHIFQLA